The following are encoded together in the Lathyrus oleraceus cultivar Zhongwan6 chromosome 3, CAAS_Psat_ZW6_1.0, whole genome shotgun sequence genome:
- the LOC127130974 gene encoding uncharacterized protein LOC127130974, translating into MPRGWKVPKFTKFAGDTEESTIEHVARYQTEAGDIANNEDLKLKYFPSSLTKNVFTWFTTLPPQLIQIWTQLEQFFHEQFYMGQSKINLKELGSVKRKVAESIDQYLNRFRLLNARCFTQVLEHELVQMEARCLDYFIRKKLDTQYLRNMAQLADRVRRIERLKAEKSKASRYHKKKVSYIAVEGSSSDDEDIVYTSEVNVAKLKPGPLYACKVLKPSNGKNPVELERTDKYAAKTYTFDVSKCNEIFDLLGFAVENSERRKALVWRKAKNAVGF; encoded by the exons ATGCCAAGGGGATGGAAAGTCCCTAAATTTACTAAGTTCGCGGGGGATACTGAAGAATCCACCATCGAACATGTGGCGAGGTACCAAACCGAGGCTGGTGACATAGCAAACAACGAGGACTTGAAGTTAAAATACTTCCCAAGTTCTCTCACGAAAAATGTGTTTACCTGGTTCACAACGCTACCTCCACAGTTGATCCAAATATGGACACAGTTGGAACAGTTtttccatgaacaattttacatgggacaatCAAAGATTAACCTTAAGGAACTAGGTAGCGTTAAGAGAAAGGTCGCTGAGTCAATTGATCAGTACCTGAACAGGTTTAGACTATTGAACGCACGATGCTTTACTCAAGTCCTTGAACACGAACTAGTCCAAATGGAGGCTAGGTGTCTAGATTATTTTATAAGGAAGAAGCTGGATACCCAGTATCTTAGGAATATGGCACAGTTGGCCGATAGGGTTCGTCGTATCGAACGCTTGAAAGCCGAAAAGTCTAAGGCAAGTCGATATCATAAAAAAAAAGTGTCCTACATCGCAGTCGAAGGAAGTTCTTCCGACGATGAAGATATAGTCTACACGAGTGAGGTTAACGTGGCAAAACTTAAGCCCGGACCTCTATATGCGTGCAAGGTTTTGAAACCATCGAATGGGAAAAACCCGGTCGAACTAGAAAGAACAGATAAATACGCCGCTAAGACGTATACGTTCGACGTGTCTAAATGCAACGAGATCTTTGATCTATTG ggatttgCTGTAGAAAACTCTGAAAGAAGGAAGGCTCTAGTTTGGCGAAAGGCCAAAAATGCAGTTGGATTCTGA